In a single window of the Clarias gariepinus isolate MV-2021 ecotype Netherlands chromosome 16, CGAR_prim_01v2, whole genome shotgun sequence genome:
- the ypel3 gene encoding protein yippee-like 3, whose amino-acid sequence MVKETKAKTFQAYIDSCHRRYSCVHCRAHLANHDELISKSFQGSQGRAYLFNSVVNVGCGPAEERLLLTGLHAVADIYCENCHTTLGWKYEQAFELSQKYKEGKYIIELSHMIKDNGWD is encoded by the exons ATGGTGAAGGAGACTAAAGCCAAAACTTTTCAAGCATACATTGACTCCTGTCACCGTCGTTACAGCTGTGTACACTGCCGAGCTCATTTAGCCAACCACGATGAGCTCATTTCCAAG tctttccaAGGCAGCCAGGGTCGTGCCTATTTGTTCAATTCAGT GGTGAACGTGGGCTGCGGTCCGGCTGAGGAGAGGCTCCTGCTGACCGGACTTCATGCTGTGGCTGACATTTACTGTGAAAACTGTCACACCACTTTGGGCTGGAAATAT GAGCAGGCGTTTGAGCTGAGTCAGAAATATAAGGAGGGAAAGTACATCATTGAACTTTCTCACATGATTAAGGACAATGGCTGGGACTGA
- the gdpd3a gene encoding lysophospholipase D GDPD3a, translating to MSSFLYYLLPAVGGYAVASIYLLKNPHILHKKKQTAFHCRHISHRGGSGERIESTMEAFTHAVEVGTEMLELDCHLTRDGHVIVSHDDNLLRQTGQDVNISDLNLEELPLYKEELEVTFYAGHYGTGSDRKFALLEDVFSKFPRIPVNIEVKETNMELIEKVSALVKKYKREDITVWASVESSIMKECRKVNSTMPYMFTEMRGLQLLLLYYTGLLPFITLGESFLQYYLPQVINRTYIPEPGILRNSLVISLIQKLTLRKGLFQHLKDRGIQIHLFVCNEEQDIEAAFAAGATGVMTDYPTLLSNYLRRHPQAT from the exons ATGTCCAGTTTCCTGTATTACCTGCTTCCAGCAGTAGGGGGATATGCCGTAGCATCCATCTACCTGCTGAAGAATCCGCACATCCTGCACAAAAAGAAGCAGACAGCCTTCCATTGCAGGCACATCTCACACCGAGGAG GTTCTGGGGAGAGAATTGAGAGCACCATGGAGGCTTTCACACA TGCAGTGGAGGTGGGGACAGAGATGCTTGAGCTGGACTGTCACCTTACTCGAGATGGTCACGTGATTGTATCGCATGATGACAACCTCCTGCGGCAGACTGGGCAAGACGTCAACATCTCCGATCTAAACCTCGAG GAGCTTCCACTGTATAAGGAAGAACTTGAAGTTACATTTTACGCAG GTCACTACGGCACTGGCTCAGACAGAAAGTTTGCCCTGTTGGAAGACGTCTTCAGCAAGTTTCCAAGGATCCCCGTGAACATTGAGGTGAAAGAGACCAACATGGAGCTGATCGAAAAG GTGTCTGCTCTTGTGAAGAAGTACAAACGAGAGGACATTACTGTTTGGGCATCTGTGGAGTCTTCTATCATGAAAGAATGCCGTAAAGTG AATTCTACTATGCCTTACATGTTCACGGAAATGCGTGGCCTACAGCTGCTTCTGCTGTACTACACAGGACTTCTGCCCTTCATTACCTTGGGAGAAAGCTTCCTGCAGTACTACCTTCCCCAAGTCATCAACAG GACTTATATCCCAGAGCCTGGCATTCTCAGGAACAGTTTGGTCATCTCACTAATTCAAAA GCTGACTTTGAGGAAAGGTTTGTTTCAGCATTTGAAAGACAGAGGAATTCAG AttcatctgtttgtttgtaATGAAGAACAGGACATCGAGGCTGCTTTTGCAGCAGGAGCAACCGGAGTCATGACTGATTATCCTACACTCTTATCAAACTACCTTAGGAGGCACCCACAGGCCACATGA
- the LOC128544676 gene encoding uncharacterized protein LOC128544676, with the protein MSGKIKSRNAANADAASGSVSCGERILKDCHQMYTDTDSGLITIAQSVGVTLLPPRKKITVMLMGNHSAGKSSFINWYIEEHIQRTGVAIETQGFTFVTSGRKRESLTGNATLHLYPHFKQLQEFKGVSEYVGTEICTSRQKRFSLVTFVDTPGLVDGDMKYPFDVDQAILWLGDVCDLILVFFDPMGQALCKRTLNIVEQLNERQGDRLRFYLSKADEAGGESDRQRVMMQIVQELCKRPGLNKCGFDMPTIYIPNPNKPSRCVNQIEEVCRSIEKTINQTVQNTLNTLEKDCELICEAVAETLDNDRQCSVENRRARCKGCFLGLLGFSVPLMLLFALVLGSLSRDVLELVLGAEGTETLSLYLAPVVKATESLSVETQLYICGGLVLLSFILLILARFSSSTRPTLSGKQKRQLQEKLEYVQEVVKTKKRKLYEEYLRQSVGDHDMD; encoded by the exons ATGTCGGGGAAAATTAAGAGCAGGAACGCGGCAAATGCGGACGCGGCGTCGGGCAGCGTGTCCTGCGGGGAGCGCATCTTGAAGGACTGCCATCAGATGTACACCGATACAGACAGTG GTTTAATAACAATAGCTCAGTCTGTTGGTGTGACTTTGCTGCCTCCCAGGAAAAAGATCACAGTCATGCTGATGGGAAACCATTCAGCTGGAAAAAGCTCCTTTATTaactg GTACATTGAAGAGCACATCCAAAGAACAGGCGTTGCAATTGAGACACAGGGCTTCACTTTTGTTACCAGCGGGCGAAAGAGGGAGTCGCTTacg GGTAATGCAACACTTCACCTGTATCCTCACTTTAAACAACTTCAAGAGTTTAAAG GTGTGTCTGAATACGTTGGCACCGAGATCTGCACTTCTCGGCAAAAGCGTTTCAGTTTGGTGACTTTTGTGGACACTCCAGGACTGGTGGATGGTGATATGAAGTATCCCTTTGATGTCGACCAGGCCATCCTTTGGCTAG GTGATGTGTGTGATTTGATTCTGGTCTTCTTCGACCCGATGGGACAGGCTCTGTGCAAACGCACACTCAACATTGTGGAGCAACTCAACGAAAGGCAGGGAGATCGACTCCGCTTTTACCTTAGCAAAGCTGACGAAGCCGGTggagagtcagacagacag AGAGTGATGATGCAGATTGTGCAGGAGTTGTGTAAACGTCCAGGACTCAACAAGTGTGGCTTTGACATGCCTACTATCTACATCCCCAATCCCAACAAG CCCAGTCGATGTGTCAATCAGATCGAGGAGGTGTGTCGCAGCATAGAAAAGACCATCAATCAGACAGTGCAGAACACACTCAACACGCTGGAGAAGGACTGCGAGCTCATCTGCGAGGCTGTTGCTGAGACACTCGATAACGACCG GCAGTGCAGTGTGGAGAACAGACGTGCCCGCTGTAAGGGCTGTTTTTTGGGCCTGCTGGGCTTCAGTGTGCCTTTAATGCTGCTTTTCGCCCTGGTGCTCGGCAGCCTGTCCAGGGATGTGCTGGAGCTAGTACTGGGTGCTGAGGGCACGGAGACGCTCTCGCTCTATCTG GCTCCAGTAGTAAAGGCGACTGAATCTCTGTCTGTGGAAACACAGCTGTATATTTGTGGTGGCCTTGTTCTGCTCTCCTTCATTCTCCTCATCCTTGCTCGCTTCTCTTCCAG CACAAGGCCAACTCTGTCAGGAAAACAAAAGAGGCAGTTGCAGGAGAAACTGGAGTATGTGCAGGAGGTGGTGAAAACGAAAaag AGAAAGCTGTATGAGGAGTACCTGCGGCAGAGTGTTGGGGATCACGATATGGACTAA